One region of Ornithinibacter aureus genomic DNA includes:
- a CDS encoding cutinase family protein: MKVTSTRRRVLAATAVVAAAVATQAAAVPASATNSTLTCANVITIVTRGSNEAAGTGGTTNVYSSGGLGLMSGVAGKVASGTSKSVRTVGLKYPAAIGFGGLAYFSSLDTGKARLAAELNRLATLCPSSRTVLIGYSQGAHVVGDVTSNSNPNKLTSGAKSRIAAVYLTGDPVRRPYESHNRGTGIGGGVLIDRGAGQMSGLGSRIVSYCSKGDWACDAPHKDPTRSAAIHTSYGNSTLTTTYGTWIVGKL, encoded by the coding sequence ATGAAGGTCACCAGCACGAGGCGTCGCGTCCTGGCCGCCACCGCCGTCGTCGCCGCGGCGGTCGCGACCCAGGCCGCCGCCGTTCCGGCATCCGCCACCAACTCCACGCTCACCTGCGCCAACGTCATCACGATCGTCACGCGCGGGTCGAACGAGGCCGCCGGCACCGGTGGAACGACGAACGTGTACTCCTCCGGTGGCCTCGGCCTGATGTCCGGGGTCGCGGGAAAGGTCGCCAGTGGGACCTCGAAGTCGGTGCGCACGGTCGGGCTGAAGTACCCGGCCGCCATCGGCTTCGGTGGGCTCGCGTACTTCTCCAGCCTGGACACCGGCAAGGCCCGGCTGGCCGCAGAGCTCAACCGGCTCGCCACGTTGTGCCCATCCTCCAGGACCGTGCTCATCGGCTACTCGCAGGGCGCGCACGTGGTCGGCGACGTCACGTCGAACAGCAACCCGAACAAGCTGACCAGCGGCGCCAAGAGCCGCATCGCCGCGGTCTACCTCACGGGTGACCCGGTGCGGCGCCCCTACGAGTCGCACAACCGGGGGACCGGCATCGGTGGCGGGGTGCTCATCGACCGTGGAGCGGGGCAGATGAGCGGTCTGGGGTCGCGCATCGTCTCGTACTGCTCCAAGGGCGACTGGGCCTGCGATGCGCCCCACAAGGACCCCACCCGCAGTGCAGCGATCCACACCAGCTACGGCAACTCCACCCTCACCACGACCTACGGCACCTGGATCGTCGGCAAGCTCTGA
- a CDS encoding alpha/beta hydrolase — protein sequence MQSTTTTVTASDGTALHTNRWVPDGAPKAVVQIAHGMAEHSARYARLAQALTEHGYAVYAHDHRGHGSTASEIDHGYFADENGWDAVVADMRAVTRFAQEENPGLPVFLLGHSMGSFLSRTYVIEDSRDLAGLVLSGTGGDPGPLGKIGLGVARLEKRVRGPRHVSALLDKLTFGQFNAAFKPNRTGFDWLSRDDAEVDAYVDDTYCGRTFTSGFFVDLFGGIQVINDRRQVARVRRDLPILLIAGDKDPVGDGGKGPRAVAEQYTSVGVLDVTCTLYPGARHEIFNETNRDEVTADLVAWLDSHLP from the coding sequence ATGCAGAGCACGACGACCACGGTCACGGCGAGCGACGGGACCGCCCTGCACACGAACCGGTGGGTGCCGGACGGTGCGCCCAAGGCCGTCGTCCAGATCGCCCACGGCATGGCCGAGCACTCGGCCCGCTACGCCCGGCTGGCGCAGGCCCTCACCGAACACGGCTACGCCGTCTACGCGCACGACCACCGCGGGCACGGCTCGACGGCGAGCGAGATCGACCACGGGTACTTCGCCGACGAGAACGGGTGGGACGCCGTCGTCGCGGACATGCGCGCCGTCACCCGCTTCGCCCAGGAGGAGAACCCCGGACTACCGGTCTTCCTCCTCGGGCACTCGATGGGCTCCTTCCTCTCGCGCACCTACGTCATCGAGGACAGTCGGGACCTCGCCGGCCTCGTGCTCTCGGGCACGGGCGGCGACCCCGGCCCGCTCGGCAAGATCGGCCTCGGTGTGGCCCGGCTGGAGAAGCGGGTGCGAGGCCCCCGCCACGTGAGCGCGCTGCTCGACAAGCTGACCTTCGGCCAGTTCAACGCGGCCTTCAAGCCCAACCGCACCGGGTTCGACTGGCTCTCGCGCGATGACGCCGAGGTCGACGCCTACGTCGACGACACGTACTGCGGTCGCACCTTCACCTCCGGCTTCTTCGTCGACCTCTTCGGCGGGATCCAGGTGATCAACGACCGTCGGCAGGTCGCGCGGGTGCGCCGTGACCTGCCCATCCTGCTCATCGCCGGCGACAAGGACCCCGTGGGCGACGGCGGAAAGGGCCCGCGCGCCGTGGCCGAGCAGTACACCTCCGTGGGGGTTCTCGACGTCACCTGCACGCTCTACCCGGGCGCCCGCCACGAGATCTTCAACGAGACCAACCGTGACGAGGTCACGGCCGACCTCGTCGCCTGGTTGGACTCCCACCTGCCCTGA
- the asnB gene encoding asparagine synthase (glutamine-hydrolyzing): MCGIAGYHGLPADPALLQRMNAHQQHRGPDGDGICVDGPCGLAHRRLSIIDIAHGQQPMDTADGRYAIAYNGEVYNYLDLRGELEALGRTFTTDSDTEVVLQAFAQWGADAFDRFNGMFGLAIWDRHEQRLTLARDHFGIKPLYVAMVPNASGEGEALLFSSEIKPILASGLYEKRVNDRSVYRYLRFRAHEDGTETFFEGIERLAPGEMLEADANGIRRRMFTRLKEELLELASVQRPYDEAAAAEYKRRLVESVRLRLQSEVPVGTSLSGGLDSSAVAVIINQLLNEGDSLSLSAVGARQNTFSAIFPGSINDEEKYVDEVLDICTGHVEAHKILPTADEFKADLLDFIRTQEEPIISSGPYAQYQVMREATKHVTVLLDGQGADEMMAGYIPYYFVYLRQLRAQGATLAAAELAKSLDVLYRLGRFKLKAKVKFKKSIPTTQLLNREFVAAHRDERYSSEGANLKKRLVEDLFHNSLPSLLRYEDKNTMRFSLEGRVPFLDKEVLKFIFSLSDEAIIKDGWNKRVLRDATRGLLPESINRRRNKIGFTTPQGEWFMRLKNHFYNIFLSESFANRPYVNQTEVIAAFEGWIKGANDVDTMTFWRLINLELWMREFIDEHEDPDDVTAAPARVKTDYEANEGQNLDLLTSLGEDVRRYPVRTELFSRDDDLDARVLEHIDAFFAGLPAAGPDHEAATRGPWWFFLSEKVVAITQGRSYFVWDIKVGRPARVLSRYVTRTPAGIGLGSPFTMQLAIQEAGLPRVLYASAGGAIGKVIGRKGLFYELVGNQINAIDGPTEYSAYPSNVSAKLAPKDPDAVAARLSAAIRERVPEPWRSTFGGTVIMDANDIGRNVLGSDVPGDWTRFEEMFADNPLGQGSQQTPMAMVFLREGTAQA; this comes from the coding sequence ATGTGTGGCATCGCCGGATACCACGGGCTCCCCGCCGACCCCGCGCTGCTCCAGCGCATGAACGCACACCAGCAGCACCGAGGCCCCGACGGGGACGGGATCTGCGTCGACGGGCCCTGCGGCCTGGCGCACCGGCGGCTGTCGATCATCGACATCGCCCACGGCCAGCAGCCGATGGACACCGCCGACGGTCGGTACGCGATCGCCTACAACGGCGAGGTCTACAACTACCTCGACCTGCGCGGCGAGCTCGAGGCGCTCGGTCGTACCTTCACGACCGACTCGGACACCGAGGTCGTCCTCCAGGCCTTCGCGCAGTGGGGCGCCGACGCGTTCGACCGGTTCAACGGCATGTTCGGCCTGGCCATCTGGGACCGCCACGAGCAGCGGCTGACCCTGGCCCGCGACCACTTCGGCATCAAGCCGCTCTACGTCGCCATGGTCCCGAACGCGAGCGGGGAGGGCGAGGCGCTGCTGTTCTCCAGCGAGATCAAGCCGATCCTCGCGAGCGGCCTCTACGAGAAGCGGGTCAACGACCGCTCGGTCTACCGCTACCTGCGTTTCCGCGCCCACGAGGACGGCACCGAGACCTTCTTCGAGGGCATCGAGCGCCTCGCGCCGGGCGAGATGCTGGAAGCCGACGCGAACGGCATCCGACGTCGCATGTTCACCCGGCTGAAGGAGGAGCTGCTCGAGCTCGCCTCCGTGCAGCGCCCCTACGACGAGGCCGCGGCCGCCGAGTACAAGCGCCGCCTCGTGGAGTCGGTGCGGCTGCGCCTGCAGTCCGAGGTGCCCGTCGGCACCAGCCTGTCCGGTGGTCTGGACTCCAGTGCGGTCGCCGTCATCATCAACCAGCTGCTGAACGAGGGTGACTCGCTCTCCCTCAGTGCGGTCGGCGCCCGGCAGAACACCTTCTCGGCGATCTTCCCCGGGTCGATCAACGACGAGGAGAAGTACGTCGACGAAGTGCTCGACATCTGCACGGGGCACGTCGAGGCGCACAAGATCCTGCCGACGGCCGATGAGTTCAAGGCCGACCTGCTCGACTTCATCCGCACCCAGGAGGAGCCGATCATCTCCTCGGGGCCGTACGCGCAGTACCAGGTGATGCGCGAGGCCACGAAGCACGTCACCGTCCTGCTCGACGGGCAGGGCGCCGACGAGATGATGGCCGGCTACATCCCGTACTACTTCGTCTACCTACGTCAGCTGCGCGCCCAGGGCGCCACCCTCGCGGCCGCCGAGCTCGCGAAGAGCCTCGACGTGCTCTACCGGCTGGGCCGCTTCAAGCTCAAGGCCAAGGTCAAGTTCAAGAAGTCGATCCCGACGACCCAGCTGCTCAACCGGGAGTTCGTCGCCGCCCACCGCGACGAGCGCTACAGCTCCGAGGGTGCCAACCTCAAGAAGCGCCTCGTCGAGGACCTGTTCCACAACTCGCTGCCGAGCCTGCTGCGCTACGAGGACAAGAACACGATGCGCTTCTCCCTCGAGGGGCGCGTGCCGTTCCTCGACAAGGAGGTGCTGAAGTTCATCTTCAGCCTGTCCGACGAGGCGATCATCAAGGACGGCTGGAACAAGCGGGTGCTGCGCGACGCGACCCGCGGCCTGCTCCCCGAGTCGATCAACCGGCGCCGCAACAAGATCGGCTTCACCACCCCCCAGGGCGAGTGGTTCATGCGGCTGAAGAACCACTTCTACAACATCTTCCTCAGCGAGTCCTTCGCCAACCGGCCGTACGTCAACCAGACAGAGGTCATCGCGGCGTTCGAGGGCTGGATCAAGGGCGCGAACGACGTCGACACGATGACCTTCTGGCGCCTGATCAACCTCGAGCTGTGGATGCGCGAGTTCATCGACGAGCACGAGGATCCTGACGACGTCACCGCCGCGCCGGCCCGGGTCAAGACCGACTACGAGGCCAACGAGGGGCAGAACCTCGACCTCCTGACCTCCCTCGGTGAGGACGTGCGCCGCTACCCGGTGCGCACCGAGCTGTTCAGCCGCGACGACGACCTCGACGCGCGCGTGCTCGAGCACATCGACGCCTTCTTCGCCGGGCTGCCCGCCGCCGGCCCCGACCACGAGGCCGCGACGCGTGGACCGTGGTGGTTCTTCCTGTCCGAGAAGGTCGTCGCGATCACGCAGGGCCGCTCCTACTTCGTCTGGGACATCAAGGTCGGTCGACCGGCCCGCGTGCTGTCGCGCTATGTGACCCGCACCCCCGCCGGAATCGGCCTCGGCAGCCCGTTCACCATGCAGCTCGCCATCCAGGAGGCCGGCCTGCCGCGGGTGCTCTACGCCTCGGCCGGTGGCGCCATCGGCAAGGTCATCGGGCGCAAGGGCCTGTTCTACGAGCTCGTCGGCAACCAGATCAACGCCATCGACGGACCGACGGAGTACTCCGCCTACCCGTCGAACGTCTCGGCGAAGCTGGCCCCGAAGGACCCGGATGCCGTGGCGGCGCGCCTCAGTGCCGCGATCCGCGAGCGGGTCCCCGAGCCGTGGCGCTCGACCTTCGGCGGCACGGTGATCATGGACGCCAACGACATCGGCCGCAACGTCCTCGGCTCCGACGTGCCGGGTGACTGGACCCGGTTCGAGGAGATGTTCGCCGACAACCCGCTCGGTCAGGGCTCGCAGCAGACGCCGATGGCGATGGTCTTCCTGCGCGAGGGCACCGCTCAGGCGTAG
- a CDS encoding lysylphosphatidylglycerol synthase transmembrane domain-containing protein → MNPHARKVLQGVVGIGLAVALLWWGLPYFAKTTWHDIGTVISSVPVSHAIGFQVLMLAGLWCYTFTITGSLPGLTHSKALVVNLCGSSVSNLLPGGGAVGLAATYAICRSWGFSRRATSTSVVVTGVWNVLARIALPVIAIAVLWFSGVSLPGALTDLAVAGMLTGLAILTALVSIIASERAAQAIGRGLDAVIGPLVRRRRPESTMRISDLVTDLRGRIKHVVGHAWWSMTLGMIGFFAAYYVLFVLIMRSTGVTLPLNLLFAAYAIGRLLTTIGITPGGLGVTEVATSVVLVGWGADPGGAAAGLVLFSLFTHLMEVPLGALGWLLWTLSPKTEPPAEGEEPLYA, encoded by the coding sequence GTGAACCCGCACGCACGCAAGGTGCTCCAGGGTGTGGTCGGGATCGGCCTCGCCGTGGCTCTGTTGTGGTGGGGCCTGCCCTACTTCGCCAAGACGACGTGGCACGACATCGGCACGGTCATCTCCTCGGTCCCCGTCAGCCACGCCATCGGCTTCCAGGTGCTCATGCTCGCCGGGCTGTGGTGCTACACCTTCACCATCACCGGTTCGCTGCCGGGGCTGACCCACAGCAAGGCACTGGTCGTCAACCTGTGCGGGTCATCGGTCTCCAACCTCCTCCCCGGTGGTGGCGCCGTCGGCCTCGCCGCCACGTACGCGATCTGTCGCTCGTGGGGGTTCTCCCGCCGCGCGACCTCGACCTCGGTCGTCGTCACCGGGGTCTGGAACGTCCTGGCCCGCATCGCCCTGCCCGTGATCGCGATCGCCGTCCTGTGGTTCAGCGGCGTCAGCCTGCCCGGGGCCCTCACCGACCTCGCCGTGGCCGGGATGCTCACGGGTCTGGCGATCCTCACGGCCCTGGTGTCGATCATCGCGAGCGAGCGGGCCGCTCAGGCCATCGGTCGCGGGTTGGATGCCGTGATCGGCCCGTTGGTGAGGCGCCGGCGCCCGGAGTCCACGATGCGGATCTCCGACCTCGTGACCGACCTGCGCGGCCGGATCAAGCACGTCGTGGGACACGCTTGGTGGTCGATGACCCTGGGGATGATCGGGTTCTTCGCCGCCTACTACGTGCTCTTCGTGCTCATCATGCGCAGCACCGGGGTGACGCTGCCCCTGAACCTGCTCTTCGCGGCCTACGCGATCGGCCGGTTGCTCACCACGATCGGCATCACCCCGGGTGGGTTGGGGGTCACCGAGGTCGCGACCTCGGTCGTGCTCGTCGGCTGGGGCGCCGATCCCGGTGGTGCCGCGGCCGGGCTCGTGCTCTTCTCGCTGTTCACCCACCTCATGGAGGTGCCGCTCGGGGCGCTGGGCTGGCTGCTGTGGACCCTCAGCCCGAAGACCGAGCCCCCTGCCGAGGGCGAGGAGCCGCTCTACGCCTGA
- a CDS encoding PIG-L deacetylase family protein yields MSATIVAFHAHPDDEALLTAGTMARLASAGHRVVLVLATDGGAGLAAAELRADGQLGGLRLNEARQSAQALGVARVEWLGYADSGSGPQPEPDVPGQVRFTRAPLEEAAERLAAILRTERADLLISYDANGGYGHRDHVRVHEVGARAAVIAGTPRVLEATVPRDTIARAIRAVARVYRFPAEFDPTSFERAFTARADITHRIDVRKHIVAKRSSMRAHASQATGGGAAAVGEGGQTGDRTLAAFLRIPRPLYDVVFGREWFRDPALPGGGPIHTQIFEGDA; encoded by the coding sequence ATGTCTGCAACGATCGTGGCGTTCCACGCCCACCCCGACGACGAGGCCCTGCTGACGGCCGGCACGATGGCGCGCCTGGCCAGCGCGGGCCACCGCGTCGTCCTCGTGCTCGCCACCGACGGCGGGGCCGGGCTGGCAGCGGCCGAGCTGCGCGCCGACGGGCAGCTCGGCGGCCTGCGCCTGAACGAGGCGCGGCAGTCGGCGCAGGCGCTCGGGGTGGCCCGCGTCGAGTGGCTCGGCTACGCCGACAGCGGCAGCGGGCCGCAGCCGGAACCCGACGTGCCGGGGCAGGTGCGCTTCACCCGCGCCCCGCTCGAGGAGGCCGCCGAGCGACTCGCGGCGATCCTGCGCACCGAACGCGCGGACCTGCTCATCTCCTACGACGCCAACGGCGGCTACGGCCATCGCGACCACGTGCGGGTGCACGAGGTGGGCGCACGGGCTGCCGTGATCGCCGGCACCCCCCGCGTGCTCGAGGCCACGGTGCCGCGCGACACGATCGCCCGGGCCATCCGCGCGGTCGCTCGGGTCTACCGGTTCCCGGCCGAGTTCGACCCGACGTCGTTCGAGCGGGCCTTCACCGCCCGCGCCGACATCACCCACCGCATCGACGTGCGCAAGCACATCGTGGCCAAGCGGTCGTCGATGCGCGCCCACGCCTCGCAGGCGACCGGTGGTGGTGCGGCCGCGGTCGGCGAGGGTGGCCAGACCGGCGACCGGACCCTGGCCGCGTTCCTGCGCATTCCGCGGCCTCTCTACGATGTCGTCTTCGGCCGGGAGTGGTTCCGCGACCCCGCCCTGCCCGGCGGGGGGCCCATCCACACCCAGATCTTCGAGGGAGACGCGTGA
- a CDS encoding glycosyltransferase: MKVAMLSDCYPPRLGGIESQVRDLSRHLVAAGHEVEVFTATPGPDGERGGATERGDDGVTVHRHAWGVPGGIPVNPFAPPEIRRRLDAGGFDVAHAHLGVVSPFATDLVPVALDVGLPVAATFHCVLERSAVVFRAIGHLARWAGRGVALSAVSSMAAQRVSDAARGARVEVVPNGVDAAWWHPGGDATASAPHDGSVHVVSAMRLVSRKRPLAMLRVLEQARCVLDPAVDLRATIVGEGPQRRVMEHRLRTLGLDWVDLPGRVTKAELRALHQGADLYLSAALLEAFGIAALEAQAAGLPILARRGTGTDDVVQDGVSGLLADSDAALAGALAHLAGDRALRERMRAHLLASRPAQDWPGVITSTLGEYRRAGAVPR, translated from the coding sequence GTGAAGGTCGCCATGCTCTCTGACTGCTACCCGCCGCGCCTCGGCGGCATCGAGAGCCAGGTCCGCGACCTCTCCCGCCACCTCGTGGCCGCCGGACACGAGGTCGAGGTCTTCACGGCCACCCCCGGGCCCGACGGCGAGCGCGGCGGCGCGACCGAACGCGGTGACGACGGCGTCACGGTGCACCGGCACGCGTGGGGAGTGCCGGGCGGCATCCCCGTCAACCCGTTCGCCCCGCCGGAGATCCGCCGTCGGCTGGATGCCGGGGGGTTCGACGTCGCGCACGCGCACCTGGGCGTCGTGAGCCCCTTCGCGACCGACCTCGTGCCGGTCGCGCTGGACGTCGGCCTGCCGGTCGCGGCCACGTTCCACTGCGTCCTGGAGCGGTCCGCCGTGGTGTTCCGGGCGATCGGGCACCTTGCCCGCTGGGCCGGACGCGGCGTGGCACTCAGCGCCGTGTCGTCGATGGCTGCCCAGCGGGTGTCCGACGCCGCTCGCGGAGCCCGCGTCGAGGTAGTGCCCAACGGCGTGGATGCCGCGTGGTGGCACCCGGGTGGCGACGCCACGGCATCCGCGCCCCACGACGGCTCCGTGCACGTCGTCTCCGCGATGCGGTTGGTGTCGCGAAAGCGCCCCCTCGCGATGCTGCGGGTGCTCGAGCAGGCCCGCTGCGTGCTCGACCCAGCGGTCGACCTGCGCGCGACGATCGTCGGTGAGGGGCCGCAGCGTCGGGTCATGGAGCACCGGCTGCGCACCCTCGGGCTCGACTGGGTCGACCTGCCCGGCCGGGTGACCAAGGCCGAGCTGAGGGCCCTGCACCAGGGCGCGGACCTCTACCTCAGCGCGGCGCTGCTCGAGGCGTTCGGCATCGCCGCGCTCGAGGCGCAGGCTGCGGGGCTGCCGATCCTCGCCCGGCGCGGCACCGGCACCGACGACGTCGTTCAGGACGGGGTGAGCGGCCTGCTGGCCGACAGCGACGCCGCCCTGGCCGGCGCCCTGGCCCACCTGGCCGGCGACCGGGCGCTGCGCGAGCGGATGCGCGCTCACCTGCTGGCCTCCCGACCTGCCCAGGACTGGCCCGGGGTCATCACGTCGACGCTCGGTGAGTACCGCAGGGCCGGGGCGGTCCCGCGGTGA